Genomic DNA from Rhodoferax mekongensis:
CGGCTCGCGCAGCGAGTCAATGGCAGGCAGCACTTTCTCCCGCAACAATGCTTGGGCCTGCGTGAGTTCGCCCGCTTGCAACGCAGCACCGGCTGCTGTGAACGCAGAGACGAACTCTTGCCGCCGGGATTTTATTTCCCCATAAACGGCCAACTCCTGCTGTCCACTTAGCAGAGGCTCCAGTTCGGCAAACAGTCCGTCAATGATTTTCTTAGTCCCTCCGATTCGCTCTCGGATCTGGGCTTGACGGTCAGGCTCCACCATGAAGAGTTCCACCGTGTTGCGGGCATTGTGCTTGGTTGCACTGTCAATGGCTGCAGCCAGTTCGAACTTCCCGTAATCCTGCTCGACTACTGCGACCACGCTTTCCCCGGTACTGCGTGAGTTGGTGTAATTGAAGGCGAGAATAAAAGCAGTGGCAAAAATCAAAATGCCATGCGAGAAAAACAAGCGTCCGCGAACGCTCACATTGTCCAAAAGCTTCATGGTGACCTTCCCTGGTGAACCTGCAAACTATGGTGTTTGCTTCGTTCAAGTTGAAAAGCGGCTTGGCCCTTTACTTTACTCCTGAAAGCCGCCCGAACGCAAAGTCAACACCAAAGTGTCTCGATAGGCTCCGTTTTCCAAGGGCTGGATGGGCGTGGATTCATGAATAACCCGCGCATCATCCAAAAGTAGCAGGGACCACGGTTCGCTTAAAGTGAAGCGCTGCCCGTTGGGCCCGTCCGCTTCAAAAACCCGGGTTTCGCCGCCCTTGAGCCCTTTGCGTGCCACCAGAAAAACCGCCACCAAGTCAACGCCATCCCGGTGGGCGCCCTCCGGCGTGGGTCGACCTATACCGTCTGTCGTATCAATACGGAACTGATGCGCCTCGGTGTACCAAGTGTGCTGCCCCTTCAAATCATCGGCCACCCGGCCCAGCCACGCCAGGAGTTGCTGCCAGCCCGCTTGCGAGGTCACGCGCCTGTCCATGGGCTCAAAGTGACGCTGCATGCCACCGTGCAGCGCGTTGTACTCCAGCGGTTGCCAATGGGGACGATGTGCGACCTGGGAAACACCGCTCTCTTGAATAACGAAACAGGAATGGCGACGGCGGCGGTAGCGGCCACCATCTTTCAAATAGTTGTCCGGCGGCAGGTCATTCCACCCGTCGCACCAGCCCAACATGGTGTCCAACGGCACGCCGGACAGCCCTGCCACTTGGGACGCCCCGACGACCGCGTAGCCCTGACGGAACAGCGTGGCGCCCAGGTCGGCTGGGCGGGCAATCAGAGGGGGCTGGAGGGAAATGGTCATAGCGCCGGATTATCAACCGCACTCTTCTTTCGATGCCTGATGTGGGTCAATACGCCCGAAACCGTCTGCCCCTAAGCTGGGCCGGATCAAGGAGAAAACGATGACCGAAACCCTCAATGCCCCCGCCACCCTTGCCTGGAGCGACGCTCTGGTGCTCGACATGCCCGTGATGGACGAGGTGCACCAGGAGTTTGTGGCCCTGCTGGAGCGCGTGGTGCTGGCGGAGGACGACATGCTCATGCCCCTGTGGTCGGAGTTGATCACCCACACCCAGGAGCATTTCGACCGCGAAGACCAATGGATGCGCGCCACCGGTTTCGCGGCCGGCAACTGCCATGCCACCCAGCACAAAGTGGTGCTACAGGTGCTGCGCGAGGGGGAAGCCCGCGGCCACGGCGGCGACCTGGCTGTGGTGCGGCAGATGGCCGACGAACTGGGCATCTGGTTTCCCCAGCATGCGCAAAGCATGGATGCGTCCCTGGCATTGCACTTGCGTTCGGCAGGTTACGACCCGGCTACCGGAGCGCTCGCCCAACCGGACCGTTTGCCGCAAACGGAGATTCATGGCTGCGGCGGCGTCACCTGCTCGGACACAGTCACCGCCTGAATACACTCGCCTGATGCCCGAATCCTCTCCTGCCCTGCGCCACCGTCCTTCCGAAGACCTGCAAGCCCTGCTCACTGGCACCATTTTTGTGGCGCTGGGGGTCTTGATGTTCAAGCAGGTGGGCTTGCTAACTGGTGGCACGGCAGGGGTGGCCTTCTGGCTGCACTACGCCACTGGCTGGAATTTCGGGCTGATTTTCTTTGCCATCAACCTGCCGTTTTACGCCCTGGCCTACCAGCGCATGGGGCGGGTATTCACCGTGAAAACCTTCATGGCGGTGGCGCTTCTAGCCGTGTTCACCAACCTGTTGCCGCAATGGATGGGCTTTGAATACCTGCACCCTGCAGCCACCGCCATCATTGGCGGCCTGCTCATGGGCACGGGCATGTTGATCTTGTTCAGGCACAAAGCCAGCCTGGGTGGGTTCAATGTGCTGGTGCTGTACCTGCAAGAAAAGCGCGGCTGGCGTGCCGGGCGCATTCAGATGGCGCTGGACTGCACCATCGTGCTGCTGGCCTTCGGCGTGACCGATTGGCAGCATGTGCTGTGGAGTGTGCTGGGCGCCATCACCCTGAACCAGACTTTGGCGACCAACCACCGTGCCGGCCGCTACATGGCGCACTGAGCGCACACTCAGGGCGCCGGCAACCCTGCCGCATACCACCGGAGGCCCGCATGCCCACCACAAACACCACGCCTACTGGCTCAACTCCAGTGGTGGATCAACACCAGCTCGGCCTGCTTCGTGAACACCGGCGCAAACACCGCCACAAGCACCCGCCAAAAGTCACCGCCGCGCCAGAGCACTTTGACCTGCCACCGCCCACCCGCGGGCAGCGCATGGCTGACGTGGTGGCGCGCACCGTGGGGTCGTGGCGTTTCATCCTGATCCAGAGTGGTCTGATCGTGGTGTGGATTACCGGCAATGTACTAACCGGGTCGCACGCCTGGGACCCCTACCCCTTCATCCTGCTGAACCTGCTACTGTCTTTCCAGGCGGCCTACACGGCGCCGGCCATCATGATGAGCCAGAACCGCCAGTCCGAGCTGGACCGCAAACATGCCGAAAGCGACTACGAGGTCAACGTCAAGGCAGAGCTAGAGATTGAGCTGCTGCACGAGAAAATCGATCTGCTCAAAGACAAGGAGCTTTTGCTGCTGACCCAAGCGGTCAAAGAGCTGTCGAGCCAGCTCGCCGAACTGCGCAGCCAAAATGCGATACCACCGCACGCCGCAGCGCATCCACACATTACGACTTAACAACTCCAGCCCGGGCTTGTCACCTAGGCTACCAAGCTAAGCACGGTACGGCGCTACCATCCGCGACCATTGTTGACCCCCTTCCCACCGGAGCCCCTATGTCCCAAGCCCTGTCTACCCTGATCAACCACCAGATCCGCCTGGCCGCGCGCCCCGTGGGGATGCCCAAAGCCAGCGACTGGAGCCACACCGCCGAGCCGGTAGCTGAGCCCGCTGAGGGCGGCGTAACGCTCAAGACCCTGGCGCTGAGCCTGGACCCCGCCATGCGCGGCTGGATGAACGAAGGCAAGAGCTATATCCCGCCGGTGGGCATTGGCGAAGTCATGCGCGCTGGTGGCGTGGGCGTGGTGGTGGCCAGCAAGAGCGACAAATACGCGGTGGGCGATTACGTGAGCGCAGGCTTTGGCGTGCAGGAATACATCACCCTGGCTGCAGCTGATTTCAAACGCGCGGGCTTGGTCAAGATCGACCTGCGTGCTGGCAGCCTGACCCAGTGGCTCAATGTGCTGGGCATGCCCGGCATGACCGGCTACTTTGGCCTGATGGATGTGGGCATGCCCAAGGCGGGTGAGACTGTGGTCATCTCCGGCGCCGCTGGTGCCGTGGGCCAGACCGTAGGCCAGGTCGCCAAGATCAAGGGCTGCCGCGTGGTCGGCATTGCGGGCGGCCCCGCCAAGTGCGAGTGGGTGGTCAAGGAACTGGGCTTTGATGCTTGCATCGACTACAAGGCCGGTCCCGGCGCGGTGCGTGCGGGACTGAAGGAACATTGCCCCGGCGGCGTCGACATTTACTTCGACAACGTGGGCGGCGAGATCCTGGACGACGTGCTAGCCCGCATCAACCGCAAGGCGCGCATCATTATTTGCGGTGCCATCAGCCAGTACAACAACACAACAGCCGTGCAAGGCCCCAAGAACTACCTGAGCCTGCTGGTGAACCGCGCGCGCATGGAAGGCATTGTGGTGTTCGACTACGCCGACCGCTACCACCTTGCCGTGGCTGAAATGGCCGGCTACCTGAAAGACGGTCGCATGAAGAGCAAGGAGGACGTGGTGGTGGGCCTTCAGACCTTCCCCGAGACGCTGCTCAAGCTCTTCAACGGAGAAAACTTCGGCAAGCTGGTGCTGGAAGTCGCCCAGGGCTGATCAGCAAACACAGCGACTGGCCCTGCAATATCCGACCCGGGCCAGCACACTTCGAAGTGATAGCTTGGCTGACAATAGGGCCTTCATGCAAGCCATCGCACTCCTGACGCAACACAGCAAACAAAGCGCCGTAGAAGGCCCGCTTCAAGAAGCGGGTTTTTCTGTGTCCACGATTAGCGGTTTTGACACCGACAGTCTGGGCACCTTCACCGGCACCGTGGCTCGCAAAGGCACCCAGGTGGATGCAGCAGCCACCAAGGCCAAACTGGCTGCTGAACTCAGTGGATGGCGATTCGGGCTGGGCAGTGAGGGCAGCTTTGGCCCGGACCCCTATACCGGGATGATTGCTTGGGGGCGTGAAGTGCTTGCTTTTTGGGATGACACCGCCCAGCGCCTGATCTGTGCTGCGGTACAAGGCCCTGAAACCAATTACCGACAGACCACCGTGCAGGACTGGAAGGACGCCGCCGATTTTGCGAGCGCTATCGGCTTTCCAGCCCATGGCCTGATCGTCGGGAAACCGGGGGAGTCGGTTTTCGACAAGGACTGCAAGGACTTGACCGCCTTGGAAGTTCAAGTGCAACTGGCTTTACAGAGCGGGCCGGTTGAGCTGGAGACTGATATGCGAGCGCACCGGAACCCCACCCGGATGCGCATGATCCGTCGGTGCGCAGAACTGCTATCGCAACGCCTTCGCAGCAACTGCCCTGATTGTGCAAGCTACGGCTTTGGCGAAGAGTCGCCCATAGCTGGAGCGCCCTGTGAATCCTGTGGGTTGCCGACCCACGCGATCATGGCCAAAAACATTCGCTGTGATGCGTGCGGCCATTCACAACGTGTGGATTTGGTGCAAAGCGTGCCCGCCTCACGATGCAACTACTGCAACCCCTAGAAAATCATCAAAATCGCTATGGTTTTTATAGCTGCTCGCGCAGACTGAACGGGCGCTGTATGCCTAAAATGCGCTGCATGACAAGCAACAAAGTGGCAAACCGCGGGTTCACGCTCATCGAATTGGTGATGGTCATCGCCATCCTCGGTGTGCTGGCGGCTGTAGCGGTGCCCAGGTTCATCAACCTCGGCACCGATGCGCGTGTGGCCACGCTCAATGGATTGTTGGGTGCTGTCAGAACCACGATGGAAACCGTCAAAGTGACCGCTGCGCTACGCGGCAGCGCCACCAGTGCCAACCCAGCGTTGAACTTTCTGGACATGCAAGGAAGCACCATACGCCTCTGGAATGGCTACCCCGACCGGTGGTGGGACGGCATTGGCATGACGCTGCAAGGCGCACCAGCCATAGCTGGTGGGGGCTACCTTTCCACCGCACCGATTGTGTTCAACAAGTTCACGTTTTACGGTTACAGCAACAGCACCATCCCGAATGGCGATGCCGGTTGGGTACTGACCGACGCCCCTACCCCCGCCAACTGTTCCTTGGCCTACAACTACAACGGCAGCGGCGAGCCACAGCTCATTTTGCGCACCACGGGCTGCTGAACGCCGACGCCACTCAATCGTTCAGCGCGGCGTACACCAAATTGCGGAACAAGGGGCGGTACCAGCTGCGTTGATTGGGAGCCTGGGTGAGCAGAATGGCAAACAAATCCTTCGCCGGGTCCACAAAAAACACGGTGCCGGAGATACCGCTCCAGTAGTACATGCCCTTGCTGCCCAGCTGGGTACCCAACCCCTCCTCGAGGCGCACCGCAAACCCCAAGCCGAAGCCATGTCCCGGGGGAAGCAGTTCTGCCGCTCGACCACTGCGATTGACCGGAATGTCGCCCAGATGGTCAGAGGTCATCAGCCGTACCGAGGCAGGACTGAGAATGCGCGCACCGTTCAAGGTGCCGCCATTCAACATGCACTGCAAAAAGCGTGCGTAATCGGCTGCCGTGGAGCCCAAACCTGCGCCGCCCGCTTGCATGGGGGTGGTTTTGCGCAAGTCCATCAGGGGCATGGGTACGCCACCGTCCGGGTCATGGGCGAAGGGCTCGGCAATGCGATGTTGTTTGTCGGGGAGAACCACAAATGCGGTATCCACCATGCCCAAGGGCCCGAGGATGTGCGCTTGCAGATAGTCCCCCAAGGCCATGCCGGTCACGCGTTCCAACAGGGCACCAAGCAGGTCTGTCGCGCGGCTGTATTGCCAGATGCTGCCCGGCTCATAACGGTAAGGAATCGCGGACAAGGCCTGCGAAAAACCGGTGTTGCTCAGCATGCGGGTGCCCAAGCCGGCTTGGGCGTAGCGCTGCTGGATAGGGTCGTCGCCCAGAATCTCGTAGGTCAGGCCGGAGGTGTGGCGCAACAGGTCTTGCACCGTGGGCGGCCGGGCCGGGGGCCGCGTCTGCCGGCCCGATTCATCCTCCGCCACCCGCACATCGGCAAACTCGCTCAAGTGCTGGCCTACCGGGTCACTCAGTAACAGTTGGCCGCGCTCCAGCAATTGCATGATCGCCACCGACACCAGTGGCTTGGTCATGGAGTAGATGCGAAAGATGCTGTCCACGGCCATAGGCGTGCCGCCCGCCGGGTTCTGCTGCCCGATGGCTGAGTGCAACACGATCTGGCCATGGCGCGCAACCAAGGCTACTGCACCGGGTAAGCGCCCTTTGTCCACTTCCGCTTGCAGCACTTGCTCAAGGTTCCGCAGGGCAGGCGCATGAAAACCCGGGGAGAGAGTCATACCGCTCATGCACCGGCCCCGTAGCGCTCGCGTGCGAGGGCCGCGCCTTTGGCCAAGGCTTCGAGCTTACGGGTGGCGACCTCACGACTCATGGGCGCCAAGCCACAGTTGGTACAGGGGAAGATGCGATTGCGTGGCACGTGTTGCAAAGCGATGCCGATGGTGTCCGCCACTTGCTCAGGCGTTTCAATCACGTCACTGGCCACGTCGATCACACCGACCATGACGTCTTTGTCCTTGAGCAGTGCCATCAAGTCCGGCGGTACATGCGAGTGGTAGCACTCCAGGCTCACCTGCTGGATGCTGCTGGCCGCCAGTGCCGGAAACACCTGCGCGTATTGCCGCCATTCGCCCCCCAGCGTCTCTTTCCAGTCGGTATTGGCCTTGATGCCGTAGCCATAACAAATATGCACGGCGGTGGTGCAAGTAAGCCCTTTGGCGGCGACTTCCAGTGCTTGGACACCCCAGTCCGCCGCATCTTGCATGTACACATTGAAAGCCGGCTCATCGAATTGAATGATGTCCACCCCATCAGCCTGCAGGGCCCGCGCTTCCTGATTCAGCAACTCTGCAAACGCAAACGCCATGGTCTTGCGGTCGCCATAAAAACGGTCGGCCACGGTGTCCACAATCGTCAGAGGTCCGGGCAAGGTGAACTTGAGTTTCTTTTTGGTGTGGGCTCTTGCGAGTTGCGCTTCAAAGGCATGCACGCGGCCTTTGAGCCTTAATGCGGCAACAACCTGAGGCACCATGGCGTCATACCGGTTGTTGCGGATGCCCATCTTGACTTTGTTTTCAAAGTCGATGCCGTCAACCTGCTCCAGAAAACCGTGTACAAAATGCTGCCGGCTTTGCTCTCCATCGCCCACCACATCCAAGCCTGCATCTTCCTGCGCTTTGATCCACAACAGGGTGGCATCCGCCTTGGCTTGCTGCAGCTCTGGGCCGGCCAGCTTCCATTGCGGCCAGAGTTTTTCGGTCTCTGACAGCCATGAGGGCTTGGGCAAGCTGCCGGCGATAGCGGTTTCGAACATGGGAAGTCTCCTGGATATTGTGGGTCTGGGCCCACACCTTATCGCAAGGCTTGCGCCGGGCTGCCACTCAGGTGACAAAGCCCCCAATTCCATACCTCGCCCCCAATATTGCGCACGGGGAATCACACCTCTCTTCCGGTGGCACGTTTTCTGCTTGATTCGTACGACTTGCAGGGAGGTAGGCGGCGAATTAGGTTATTACTTTTCCGCATACCTTTCGATGGTAAACCCCGATGAGAGCGAAGGCTCCTGAGGCTACAGTTCAGCCTCAGAATCGGGGAGCAGACACCAGTCTGGTGCATCCTGCTGATTCAATTCTTTGGAGTAATGATTTATGAGCATGAAGAAACTGAAAACACTGGCAGCCGTGGTTGCCGCTTTGGGTGCTGTCGTTGCAGCGCCCGCCCACGCTGGCAAAACATTGGACGCCGTCAAGGCCCGTGGCCAAGTGGTTTGCGGTGTGAACACAGGTTTGGCAGGTTTCGGTGCTGCTGATTCCAACGGCAAATGGACGGGTCTGGATGTGGACGTCTGCCGCGCTGTGGCTGCTGCAGTGCTGGGCGATGGCGAAAAGGTGAAGTACGTTCCCCTGAACGCACAAGCCCGTTTCACCGCTCTGCAATCCGGCGAAATCGACGTGCTGTCCCGCAACACCACTTTCACACTGACCCGTGACGCCTCTTTGGGCCTGTCCCAAACCGCCGTGACTTACTACGACGGCCAAGGCTTCATGGTTCCCGTGAAGAGCAAGCTCAAGAGCGCCAAACAGCTCAAAGGCCAGACCGTGTGCGTGCAATCCGGCACCACCACCGAAAAGAACCTGACCGACTACTCCAAAGCCAACGGCCTGAACATCAAGCCCATCGTGTTTGAAAAACTCGAAGCAGCTGAAGGCGCTTACTTCTCCGGCCGTTGCGTGGCTTACACCACTGACGCTTCCGGCTTGGCTTCTACCCGTAACAAGGTTGCCAAGAACCCCGCTGACCACATCATTCTTCCTGAGCTGATTTCCAAAGAGCCTTTGGGCCCCATGGTTCGCCGCGGTGACGACGAGTGGACTGCGATCGTGAAGTGGACGGTGTACGGTCTGCTCGAAGCTGAAGAAAACGGCGTTACCCAAGCCAACGTGGATGACCTCAAAGCCAACACCAAAGACCCCGTTGTCGGCCGCTTGCTTGGTACCACGGAAGACACCGGCAAGCTGCTGGGCTTGGACAAGGAATGGCTGGCACGCGCGATCAAGACCACCGGCAACTACGGTGAAATCTTCGAACGCAACGTGGGTCCCAAGTCTCCCCTGCAATTGCCACGTGGCTTGAACAACCTGTGGAGCAAGGGCGGCGTGCAATACGCTCCCCCAGTCCGTTAATGGCGGTTAGCGCAGCGCTGTAATCCGGCACTGCGCACCAGAAAAGGGCAGCCGCACACACCATGCGCTGCCCTTTTCAATTGATGAGCGTTCTTCAAGTGAAACCAAGGGCTGATATGTCCACACCCTCCTCCCCTCCCAAAAAGTCCTGGTCCTGGCGCAGTCAGGCATTCCGTGGACTCCTGTACCAGATCATTGCCATCGTGGTGGTCTTGTTGGCAGTGCTCTATCTGGCACACAACACCACCACCAACATGAAGTTGCGTGGCATCCAAAGTGGTTTTGATTTCCTGACGGGTCCTGCCGGCTTCGACATCGGTGAAAGCTTCTTTGCTTTTGATTCCGGCGAGTCCTACTGGCGCGCCTACCTGGTGGGCTTTGTGAACACGCTACGGGTAGCGGTTGTCGGCATCGTGCTGACCACTTTGCTGGGCACCTTGATCGGCGTAGGCCGTTTTTCGCGCAATGCCCTGATCCGCGGTCTGTGTTCGGCGTATGTCGAGTTTTTCCGCAACATCCCCGTTCTGCTGCAATTGCTGATGTGGTACCTGATGTTCACGGAAGTGCTGCCTGCATCCAATGAGCCTTTGGTATTCGGCCCCTTCTTCCTGAGCAAGGGCGGTCTGAACTTCCCTATCCCAGAGTGGGCTACAGGCCATGTTTGGGGTGCTTGGGGATTGTTGGCGGGTGTGATTGGTGCTGTTTTGTACCGCTCGTATGCCAAAAAATCGTTTGAGCAAACCGGTCGTGTAAAGAGCATGTTCTGGGCGCCTCTGGCCATTGTGCTGGGGGCGGGCATTCTGGGTTGGTTGCTGGGTGGTGCACCCACCGCACTCAACATGCCGGTGCAGGGCGAGTTCGCCATTGAGAACGGCGGAGCCTTGACGCCCGAATACCTCTCTGTATTGCTGGGTTTGACGATTTACACCGCAGCCTTCGTGTCCGAAGTGGTTCGAGGCGGTATCCAATCCGTAGCACTGGGCCAATCCGAGGCAGCAGCAGCTCTCGGCTTGAGCCGTGGGCAAACCATGCGCCTGGTGATGTTGCCGCAAGCCCTGCGCGTGATCATTCCCCCAGTGACCAACCAGTACCTGAACCTGACCAAAAACTCTTCTTTGGCAGTGGCCATCGGTTACCCGGATGTGGTGTCGATTGCCAACACAGCCATCAACCAGACGGGCCGCGCCGTGGAGTGCATTGCCATCATCATGCTGGTGTACCTGAGCACCTCGCTGTTCACATCGATCACGATGAATTGGTACAACACCCGCTCTGCCATCAAAGAACGCTAAGAAACGCACATGAGCGCAACTACATTCAAACCCATCGAAGCGCGCCCGGCACCGGTCAAGACCGACGGCTTGGTAGCGTGGATTCGCTTCAATCTGTTCGGCGACTGGAAGACCACGCTGGGCACGCTGATCATCGGGGCCTTCCTGCTGGCTATCCTTCCGCGCTTCCTGAACTGGGCACTGGTTCAGGCGGTGTGGGTGCCCAACTTCGAGGCCTGCCACGTCGAAGGCGCTGGTGCCTGCTGGGGTGTGATCGTGGAGAAATTCCGCATCATCATCTTCGGCCGTTTCCCCTTTGAAGAGCAATGGCGCCCGCTGATCGCCACTTTGTTGCTGTGCAGCCTGCTGGTGGCAAGCTGCATGCGCATGTTCTGGAAAGCATGGCTGGGCCTGGCCTGGGTCGTGGTCCTGGGCAGCTTCTTCCTACTGATGTCCGGCGGTGTGTTCGGCATGAGCAAGGTCGATACAGACCGCTGGGGTGGCCTGCCCTTGACGCTGTTGCTATCTTCCTTGTCCATGGCCATGGCCTTCCCTCTGGCTTTGTTGATAGCCTTGGGCCGCCGCTCCAACCTGCCTGCCATCAAGAGCCTGTGCACCATCTATGTGGAACTGATCCGTGGCGTGCCGCTGATCTCCGTGCTGTTCATGGCATCCTTCATGTTCCCGCTGCTGATGCCCCAGGGCTTCAATATCGACGTGCTGGTTCGCGTGCTGGCGGGTATCACCCTGTTTGCAGCGGCCTACATGGCCGAGGTGATTCGCGGCGGCTTGCAGGCGGTGCCCAAAGGGCAAATTGAAGCTGCCGCCACGCTGGGCCTGTCGTACTGGCAGACACAACGCAAGATCGTGTTGCCGCAAGCCCTGTCCATGGTGGTCCCCGGCATCATGAACAACTTCATCTCGACCTTCAAGGACACCTCGCTGGTGACCATTGTGAGTTTGTATGAGCTCACCGGTTCCATGAGCCTGGCCCTGAACTCGGATGCCGACTGGCGCCCCTACAAGATCGAAGGCTACCTCTTCATCGCCCTGATTTACTTCGGATTTTGCTTCTCCATGTCGCGCTACAGCCTCTGGATCGAAAAGCAAGTCAACAAGAGCAAACTCCGCTAAGGAACGAATATGTCTGAACCCATCATCACCTTCAACAAAGTCAACAAGTGGTACGGCAACAATTTCCACGTACTGCGCGATATTGACCTGACCGTCACCAAAGGCGAACGCATCGTGGTTTGCGGCCCCTCCGGCTCCGGCAAGTCCACCATGATCCGCTGCATCAACCGCCTCGAAGAACACCAGCAAGGCAACTTGATCGTGGACGGTGTGGAACTTACCGACGACGTGAAAGCCATCGACGACGTGCGCAAAAAAGTCGGCATGGTGTTCCAGCAGTTCAACCTGTTCCCGCACCTCACCGTGCTGGAAAACCTGACGCTCTCGCCCATGTGGGTCGGCAAAATGCCGAAAAAAGAAGCCGAAGAAAAGGCCATGATCCAGTTGGAGCGTGTGCGCATCGCCAACCAAGCCAACAAGTACCCGCTGCAACTCTCCGGTGGTCAGCAGCAGCGTGTGGCTATCGCCCGTGCGCTATGTCTGAAGCCGAAGATC
This window encodes:
- a CDS encoding amino acid ABC transporter permease, with protein sequence MSATTFKPIEARPAPVKTDGLVAWIRFNLFGDWKTTLGTLIIGAFLLAILPRFLNWALVQAVWVPNFEACHVEGAGACWGVIVEKFRIIIFGRFPFEEQWRPLIATLLLCSLLVASCMRMFWKAWLGLAWVVVLGSFFLLMSGGVFGMSKVDTDRWGGLPLTLLLSSLSMAMAFPLALLIALGRRSNLPAIKSLCTIYVELIRGVPLISVLFMASFMFPLLMPQGFNIDVLVRVLAGITLFAAAYMAEVIRGGLQAVPKGQIEAAATLGLSYWQTQRKIVLPQALSMVVPGIMNNFISTFKDTSLVTIVSLYELTGSMSLALNSDADWRPYKIEGYLFIALIYFGFCFSMSRYSLWIEKQVNKSKLR
- a CDS encoding amino acid ABC transporter ATP-binding protein; amino-acid sequence: MSEPIITFNKVNKWYGNNFHVLRDIDLTVTKGERIVVCGPSGSGKSTMIRCINRLEEHQQGNLIVDGVELTDDVKAIDDVRKKVGMVFQQFNLFPHLTVLENLTLSPMWVGKMPKKEAEEKAMIQLERVRIANQANKYPLQLSGGQQQRVAIARALCLKPKIMLFDEPTSALDPEMIKEVLDVMIEMASQGITMICVTHEMGFAKAVADRVIFMDQGQIVEQNTPHEFFNNPQNERSRDFLSKILGH